From Periophthalmus magnuspinnatus isolate fPerMag1 chromosome 1, fPerMag1.2.pri, whole genome shotgun sequence:
caccccatGCTTCAGAgcaggtatggtgttctttggatgcatcTCAGCATCTTTCTCTTCCAAAcatgacaagttgagtttttaccaaaaagttctattttggtttcatctgaccatatgaccattctcccaatccttttctggatcatccaaatgttctctagcaaacttcagacctGTACTAGCTTAAGCAGGGAGACACgcctggcactgcaggatttgagtccctggcggagtagtgtgttactgatggtagcctttgtgactttggtcccagctctctgcaggtcattcacttgGTCCCCCTGTGGGgctctgggatttttgctcaccattttgtgatcattttgaccccatggggtgagatcttgcgtggagccccagatcaagAGAGAtcatcagtggtcttgtatgtcttcaattttctaataattgctccaacagttgatttcttcacacaaaGCTGCTTagctattgcagattcagtcttcccagcctggtgcaggtctacaagtTCATTTGtagtgtcctttgacagctctttgatcttggccatagtggaatttggagtctgactgtttcaGGTTGTGGaaaggtgtcttttatactgataacaagttcaaacaggtgccattaatacaggtaacgagtggaggacagagaagCCCTCTTAaaaaagaagttacaggtctgtgagccAGGAACCTTGCTTGTTTGTAAGtgaacaaatacttattttaccaaggaCTTTATcgattaattcattaaaaatgctacaatgtgatttcctggattctctCCCcccattttgtctctcatagctgaagtgaacctatgatgaaaatgacaggcctctctcatcattttaagtgggagaacttgcacaattggtggctgtctcaatacttttttttaaagtttagtgccatacGGTTGAACATGGCAATCAATAGACagcaagcaataacatctccatggagacaagcaaatggcagaacccctcaccagaaaagtggtGGATACCTGTTAATTATTGCGTTATTAGTAATTCTGTTAATACAAAACCCATTTTCACCatctagggctgcacaatactGATTAAGTATGCAGTGTTAAGATTATAGGATTGATTCTATTTAAATGTTTCAGAATGAGTGAGAATATTCAGACTGATGAAGTATCTATGTACATCATTAAAATTTTGTGCAGCCCTTTCtggaaatttaaaatcaaatcagcttttattgttttgattaaATCCAATCTTAGCTTGAGCATTTACTCACCAAATGGATTACCTTCAACCACAACatctaaaacacaaaacatattaacttttcttttctccCTCAATATACAATTACAGCAATTACTCACTTACCTTGTTTAATCATGGAAATTCTGGCCTCCACAGGCTGTCTGAAGATCTCCCTCAGGTAATCCTTCAAGGCAGTGGCAAAAGCCTGAGAGGCCAGAACCCTTTTAGAGTCCAGGTTGATGCGAGGGGTGTATGGGTCAAAATTAGCTGCCTGGGGAATATTAACTGTAgtctgcaaaaaagaaaaatacttacTTTAATGTAAGATCTTGAATTGTCCATTCAGTTTATAATTTCCAGGCTTTGGCATTACGACATTTGCTTACAAAGTAGAGCAATAAAGTACTGGCCTATAAATATTCTTAAGATgcactattgtgtttgtttcatatgTGCATGTTTTATCAACTGTACCCTCAGTGTCTGTTTAATGGTCCCATTCTTACATAATTAGTAATTaaatatgcactatgtaacttgtggTGGGGgggtctgtttgtctctgtgaaaGTTATTACTTCACCTGGAATGCTGCATCTTGcttattttttcaattatatgtgtttttatttctcaaaaatactttggaaaaacacacattcttacaaTGAGagggcttgcctcttcacagatctgactttatGGCACCAACTGATAGTCGCAAGGAGGTACATGAGTAAAataccatactgcggaacattctaggcaaaggaaTTACCTTTATGGAGAAAATGTTACATAGCACCTTtaattgcacctttaaataattccTGATCATTAAACTATAATGAGATCACCTGGAGGAAAGCTTGGGTTTGCGACTGTCCCAGCAGTGTGTAGATCTGCTCTTTGGTTTTGCTCATACTGTCCACATTTTCATTAAACTTCTTCATGAGCCCCTCTAGTTTGGATTGTCCGGTTTCCAGCTCACGGTCCACCACCATCAGAGCCTCGTTCTCCGCCAAAGTCAACATCTCACGCATCTGCTGAAACTCCATTGACATGGCCTTCTTTCGGTTGGTTGCAGAGTCCTGTAGAAAGAAATTAGACAGGACTGACGAGACTGGCCTCTTGTCAGtgttctgatgtagacttggttctGTTTTCATCgtgttctagtcctgctttagttccaGGTTATGTCCAAATTTGTATGTACTTTGGGCTAATTTAGTCTCTTAAATTTGTAATTTTATCCAAATCTTCCTGTACACAGTCTGTATTAACTTTAtagcatcatatccatttcaaaATAGTTTGGCACTATACTCCGCATTTATATGTGTGGTTATAAGCGATGTTTTGCACTATTAAAACTCCCCTTGGGGATAAATAAAAGGTGTTCAATTTAATACTGTACCAATGATAAGCAAGTTGCATCTGAGCAATGTAGACAATAAATTGGTCAAATAGGCTATGGGTCTGTGCGTcaaactttgtgtttaaaaattGCAAAGTAGTAGAGTAGAGTACTCTACTACTTTGCAATTGTTACACATTATCCTATTGCAACAGAACCACACAGCAACAGTAGCcaccactacacacacacattgttaTGGACCCATAAAGAGCCAGTGAATGTCTAACAGTCACAACATGGTCGCTGGAGTGTTGCTGTAGAGCTGTACCTTGAGAGTAAATTGCTGATTCTTCATTTGAGAAAGAACAGTGGCATTTTTCATTATCTTCCCATCCAAAAATGATAGCTTGCTTCGGAGATCAGTCTAAAAAGAGAAATGCAAATTGTTAAATTATGGATTGAGTAGTGCAAGTGTTGATGACAAAATGAACCATGTGAAATTAACACTCATTGCTGGGTAAACATTAAACACTGAACATTGAACTTGTTCTGTAAGAGGGGAGTGAGGGAAGGGGTCACTGTCAATGCTGGCAAGTACTAGGCCTGGATCCAAATTAACCTTAAAACGACCTATTAAACCTGTAGGTCTACCATACTTGTCAACTATGACAAATCACTTCTAGCCTAATTTACACCAGTGAACCTTGAAATTATTGTAATGCTCTTATTCATACTATATTACTATATAAAAGAAGTTGCTAATGGAAAACACCAGTAGCCTAATTACCTATCTAAGGAAAATAATCAACATCATATCCATAGTGACTCACAGAACAGTAGGCTCACACTGTATCCCaaacacaataggtcaaatcatGACAAAGTTTTCTCTATCTTTATTTCTATTCTAGGCTTGTTATTGTATCACCTTTGTCCCTCGATATCCCGTGACCTGTCCCACTATTATCACTTTTAGAAGTGGACATCCAGAAGTAGTGTACCTGAGAAGTATTGACTGATTATGAGATTaagtaatattaaaacagaCCCACACCTCTTTCATGCTCCTTTGCTCTTCAGGGGACACAAAAGTACACCCCTTGTGCGCTTGTTGCAGACAGAAGCTGCAGATCGGTTGGCTGTGCTCACGACAGAAGAGCTCCATGAGTTTGTGATGCTCTGAGCAGATCCTTTCCGTGAGATCACCCACGGGTTCGGTCAGCTGGTGCAGCCTAAAGACGGGGTTCTCCAAGTGGGGGCGCAGGTGAGCATCACAATAGGACGCCATGCAGGTGAGGCAGGTTTTGGCAGCCCGCGCCTCCATGCACGTGTCACATTTAACAGCAGGTGTAAGCGGGACAATCGGGGTAGTTATCTCCTTTTTATCCTCCACTGGCATAGCAGGCTCGGGGTTGCTCGCTCTCACCTTAAAAGTGGCCACTACATTATTGAGCACTGTGTTTTTCTTCAGCTCGGGTTTGGTTGCGAAGTGCGTGCGGCATTGTGGGCAGCTGAACGGCGCGTCGTCCCCCCATGTGGCGAGGAGGCAGGTCTGGCAGAAGTTGTGTCCACAGGGGATGGTCACTGGACAATCAAAGGGACTGAGACAAATACTGCAGCTCAACTCATCCTCCAAAACTGAGCAGGGAAAAACGGGGGGGTCATCCACTGTGGCCATGCTAACGCTGCGAAGGAAAACGAAACTTAACGAAAACGAAAGTAAAGCGTAAGCCACGTTATGTAAAGCGACTAAAAACGTAAACTGCGTTATTCAAGCTTAGTATTTTGACAtcgatgaaacaaaacagcatgtattgtattaaaaaacatgaaaaataacagGTCTACTATAGGTTATAATATTTGGGTACGTTCAGTGAGGTAGCTTCCTGGTGCAGCTTTTGTCATTAGCTCgagtaaaaatacaacttcCAAACAAAGCAAGTGCAATTTGAGCAAGAAATGAAGTTGCTGATATTACCTGCTGATTAACCGCGGGCCGATGTAAACCCTTCGCTTCAGGTGGAGGTAGAGCATAAGTTTCGTGTTTATCAGTTCAGCCCTGACCCCTGCCTTCCGCCTCGCGCATCATTGGTCCAGCCCAGTGTGACGCACGCGCTACAAATGATCACTTTgcaatgttgtaatgtttggCATCCTTCCACCGTTTTGATTCTTTAGAAATAAAActtttgatttacttttttgtacATAATGTGTAGAACTATCTAGcccaattttaatatttaattgatacaaaatatacaaattacaaaataacaaagcctcaaacatatatatagtcattaacatattattttttattgtaacgACTGAATGAGTTACTACTGTTTCAAATTCATTCTAATTGGGCTATCAACTGATTTGCTTTTGAAACAAACTGAGTTGGACTTGCCATATGTAATTTTAGTTCAGACAGATCAAGTAGGATTTTATAACAGATCCATGATTAGGCAAGTTTAATTCTTACAAATACTACACCTCACTGAATGATTTATGAAGTAGATGAAATACtattaagacaaaaaaaagaaaaaaaaagatctttatATAGTCTACATTTTGGCCTGATCTCATAACACTCAAAAACTATTCACCTAAAATGACCCAGAAACTAGTCATTTATTAACCCCTGGTGTGATAACTATAAAGACAATATTGACATTTCTGCATCCAGCCATCATCTTCTACTTATCCAGAGcagggtcacaggggcagcagtctaagcagggactcctagacttccctcaccccgaaCACAATCTCTAGCTCTAGACATAGATCCTCAAGCGTGTCGTGGGTCTgtcctggggcctcctcctggttaCCTGGCTCACCGCAGATTAATATATTtagcactctgaattgagttctacaaaTTTATTGTGAATTTGTGAACTAGCAAATATCGCAAGAATTAATCTTGTTGTACAAGGTTATCCTCCCAgagggacatgcccagaacacccaGGGAGGGGACCAGGAGGCATGCAAAACAGCCTGAGCCACAGCTGCTTCCTCTCTACGTGGAGGAgtagtggctctactctgagctcttcctatgtgactgagctcctcaccccatCTCTAAGGGGTGACTGCTAGAAATGCATAGTTTAAAAGACAAGTAATTGATTTCCATTTCCTTTTTATTGTGATCCTATAAGTACAAACTCTATAGTAGAAAGCCTTGCATTtgatttaaattcaaaatagtaaaaatatatattgacaTTCAACACAAGTTATAACTCATAACACTTAATGTTTCTCTTGAATTCAGTTGTTGTGGACATGTGGTCTCTGAATGTTGTTCTGATTGCTGTAGGCTTCACTCAGATGCTTCTGGAGCCCTGCAACCTGCTCCtccttgaaataaaaataaataaataaataaataaataaaaggaccATGTGACCATGataaattaaaattttaaatatagtcTGTATATAAAAGTCATCCATTGATTGGAATTTCTCAAATTAAAGTTAGAGAAGGCAAATTTGAGGAAAACCTCTGGTCTGAATTATGAATTATGATGTATTTGTCTTACCAATACATTCACTCGTTCAGCTGCTGCCATAGCCACACTGagcctcctctcatcctcctccctctcctcttcaatCACACCCAACCTGAAAACAATAGAaaatttatttacacaaagttctGCATTTGTTGCAAAATACTAGACTCATAAAAGTCATCAGACTTGACTTTCATTTCACAGTAAGGAAGCTTACCACTTCCAATATACCAAATCCTTGTTTTTTATACAGTACCATGCAACATTGATTTATCTTTACATACAAACACCTTTTTgataatatacatttattttatacctacataaatttgtatttttgtgtactaTAGTATTGCATAGTGTTTCAGAATATCCTCTTGCAATGTCTGATTCTTACCTGAAGGTGGCACTGGCAAGCTGCTCCTCTGTCATGGACAGGAGATTGCGCAGATCGTTGACTTCTGCCTGGAGCACTGCGTTTTGTTCTTGCAGCAGCGcattctggtcctggttctgatTGATGAAGTCCTCTAATCGTTTGGCCATGtccagctctctctctgtcacttgTTCAATCCCAAGACGCAGCTCTGACAGCTCCTGTGTGTGCTGCACGAAtgttaaaacaaatgtattatgATCTATATTCAACAATCAACAATCAACATTATAGTTTAACTCAAATTATTATGTATCTCATTGTGGTAGAATTGTGGTTTCTCAGAGAACTGATAATGACAGATTAACATTTATTATAAGTTTGGTTTCTGTaaggtgcactatttaacttttgtgGCAGCTTTACatgtaatgttccacactgtGGCATTATATTGAGCTTAACCCCACAGAGAAAAGTGGGTGACACCACTAGatcaagttataggtcagatatGTGAAGAGGcatgattttcaaggtatttcttttGCCTATAAGACAGAAGgataatgccataccgtggaacataccaggcaaagcaatacatcaccatggtgacaagcaggtggcagacctccaaccagaaaagatacaaaatgcacctttaattttttacatatatataatgttatgttcagaatataaaacatttagagTAAGCACTATACTTGACTAGTCTATACAATTATCAATATCATCTTCTTAGTGTCATTGTGTATCTATATTTAAATCTATGTGACAATGTATATGTAAGTACTTCAATAATTATTTCCTTCACTGTACTGAGTTGTGTCAAATATTAACCACAGTACCCTGTCCAACATATTGAATTCTTCAGTCTCTGTCTTGATTTCACTCGACTCTCTGTTTTGGTTAATTTTGATCCAAGGGACGTTCGCAGGTTTGATACTTTCATTCTGTTAAGAATAGAAATATGCTTTAGTCATGCGCTTCAATGTCAGAAATACCTCTTGTCCCTCTTTGCACTCACATTTTGTGGCAAGGTGATGTGTGGTTGGTTGATAGTTGGCTCTGCTTGCCTCCTGGTGGTCATCGGCAGTAGGAAGGTTTTCCGTGCTGGTTTGCCTCTTCTTGGTGTACTTTTTGTGTCCCTGGTGTGGGGCACTCTGGGTTCGATGGACTGGTCTCCGCTCTTTAAAACTTCTCCGGCCCCTGTTATCATTTCAGAATGAGCACTAAAACTAAATGCTAATAATACTAACTATATTATAAAGTGAATCTTAACCTTGACcttaacataaaaatgtaaaggaTGTTAAGTACTAGTAATTTATGATTGCTtgaaatttcagttttaaatgtgcactatgtaacctttcaggAATCTACCGGATTGAATGACTTGGATGGAATGTTGGACACAACAGtattaaacctgtctatcttGCACTtatttaataacagaccaaacttctccacagatctgacctgtaacttggcctggtgggatcacctgcttgtctccaggtgTTGATAGTtacgttaaatgccatactgtggaacattctgggcaaagcaatagcatctccagaCAAGAATGGCCAAATATTTCACATAATCAAACAACCATTTCATaccaatatatatatacagattcGACACTAGTGGCAACGTTATACTACTACAGATTTGGGACTAACACGATGAAAACACTACAGTTTGTCTCTTTTCACATATTCTTTTcctgatcatttatttattatatcagTGGGTTTCAGAcaaattccttcctgatttgaaagaTTCTGCATGACAAAATTATTGATTAAACTCTAAATATTATGTATTTTGAATGGGCAAAGGTCCTCACAATAAGCCTTCAAatctattaattaatttatccaTGAATAGAACCCATCTTACCCATCTCGTGTGCCTTTGGTCTCAAGGGGAAGCTGCTGCATTGACGACTGAAGAGGGCTGTATTTACCCAAGTCCTTCGGTGGCACATAAGTTGGCTTTATTTGACCTGCTTGGCTACAGAATACAATAAATGCGTTATAAAgtatattatttgtatttattataatacaTGCACTTGTATCATACAGGTTGTTTAGTTATTTACAATACTCCATATGATTGTAAGGCACCTACCTGCTGACCATGATACGAGGGGCTTCAGGTCCCAGAGACTCTGTGATCTGGTTGAGGATTGAAGGCAGTGGGTGCAGTTTGTCTGTAGTttcctaaaagaaaaaaactttatgtattgagtttcagtgtattcATTGTAAGAACTATTCTTCCACCTATCAACAAAAAATTTGAAAAGTCATATTATTAAGCACTGTGTATAAACAATTTCAATATATCTCAATACACTGGTATGGTATTTGTAAGCAAGTAACCGATGTGTTCTAGGTTCTATTGTaaaatgcagtttgtgtgtacagttttgatTATTAATATGATCACTGTTTTTCATAAAAGAGATTTAGAGGTTGTACATAGTAATTtctgcttaaaaataaataaaatgtacaatatagaGATTATAGCAATATGGGATATGATAGTGGTATGCAATGTTAGGCATGTATTGTGTTTTGAATTTTTGAGGAACCCGACCTGGTCCCTCTGATAGATGATGTCGACCAGCAAGCCATGCAACACAGCCAGGCGAAGGGGTAGGTCCACATAACCGTCAAATGAAGTCATGGGGATTTCAGTGTCTGGGTTAGACACGGTTTGCAAAAAACCTCTCATACCGTCCCAATGCTGTTCCAAGAAGTCATTCATAAAGAGCATgtactcctccttctctccaaatctaaaacataaaaaataataaaaacaaattaaaaattacttttaatattttttcatacATAAAGAAGGTAGGATTTCActcaaaaatagtcaaatttatTTCTCCAATGCcttaactctgctccaaactacatgcttttactgacagaggattggctactaacttttcaaaaaaaaaaacctgatcaATGAAAATTTTAAACAAGTGGATCTTGATTTCATTAAAATTTCACAGCCCTCATTACCAATAGTACTAACCACAATACTGTtatagtggtagtaatagcagAATATAACAGTGAACTTGCCACGTGGAAACCTGATCtagtatttacacatttatacttgATACATTTTCTCTTCTAATTTGTGTATgccctattactactacttggTGGATGTTTGATGTAACAATAAAGACATTTGACTATAGCTCCTGGCCATTTTGCACCACAAATGACTTACAGAGTGAAGTTAGCAAGGTTCTGGATGACTTTGGCTGTTAGGGTGAGAGTTCGTAGGGTGCTTGCTTCTGGGTAAGGTTGTGCCAGATTGAACAGAGAGGGGCTGAGGATGGCGGGACAGAGGAACCGCAGGAACAGAGAGGCAGAAATCAGCCTTTGTCCGATCTCTGGTTTGCTGTGGTCCTCACACAACTCCATCCAACTCGAGAAGATCTTGTTCAGTTCTTCAGGAAAAGTTCTAAGGAAAAGTGGAGCAAAGATCAACTATAAGGGTAAAATCGGTCTATataatattcatttttatttcagtctatTAATATTAagtcttttaaaacatttttcattcatcaGTATAAAGCAAAACCCTTTCAAGTAGGCACCAAATGCACAGGTTTAAATTTCAATTATATCAAACAATATCCCATTAGCAGCGTTGCTCATGCTATATTTTCTTACCCATGAGTCCCAATGATCTTCTGCACCACCTCCTCACATGTGTCTTTTAGCTGCTTCTGGTTGTTTGCTAAATCAGATGCGGGGCATTTCTTAGGGTCGACTTCACAATTTTCCACAGAAGAATACAGACGCATGATGAAGTCCCCTGAATATTATAAAACAGAAATgatgaaaacaacaacattatttgagtgattatgttatttattctttatcttACCTAATGTGTCAATGAGGTACTTTTGTCCAACCAGCTTCATGTATTCATCAATGGCTTTGGTGGCCAGAGTATTTTCTCTGAAGATCAATGCTTCATTCTCTCTGAGTCGCTCCACCTCAGCACAGCCCAGGTCAATCAGGAACTCCTATATTTTGGAGGGAGAGATTAtggttaaaggagcactgtgtaacttttctggtgaggtgTCCACCCTACTTgctttcatggagatgttattgctttgcctgaaatgttccacagtatggcattaaacatctactATTATTTCATTAAAGGATTTGTTGCTCAGAAATACTGCAGAAATAccttaatacatgttttttacttttacagcaAAATTGGATTATTGGAATTGAtgccatattttttttccatttgtcatTTTGTATACCTGGGTAAGTATAAATATTCATTTCTTGAACACAAATAATATGTCTTTTAAACAGAATAGTCAAAGTTGTTTCAAGCCTAAACTCCAAACCACATACATTacaagaaatgactgaatcttcaTCGTAATTTGATTTACTGCATAGCCCCAGTGAATTTGAACAATTTAAATTTTGACATTTACCTTTGCTTTCCCAATACTCTGAAGCACATGGACCAGCGCTCCTGCcagctcctctttctccttgaCATTCAACAGAGGCTCCAGTTTGGTGCACATCTCCACATAGTCCAGAGTCACATACTCTGCAAACTCTTTATACTTTTCCATTGGCAACACCTTCAGATTCTGGAAACGCCCCTTAATTCTAAGTGAAGCTTGTGGTCCCAACACTTCTTTAGCTGTTCCTGATGGTTTATATGGCACTATGGGATACCACTTTTCCTGATAGCTCCTGCCTCGGATCTCAGCCAAAGCTATGTTGACGCTGCCCAGGGGCTGTATGGTGGACTCATCCCGGGAATGACGCTTCTTTTTAGGGTCTTCGTCACGGAAAAGGTGCAGCGTGATTTGGGAGATGGAAGGGAGGTTGTCAAGCTCAAAAAATTCACCCCAGAATATTTGACATCCTGCAGTCACGCCTCCACTGGAGTTAAGGACGCTTGTGGATCCCGTAGAACCCTCTCCTGCCAGACTGGAGCGGTTCGAGGGCTTTCCGACAGCGCGGCTACTGGTGCGGGCAAAGAGGGTCCCGTCCAGGTGCACCTCACAGTAGTAACGCTTCTTTGGGAGCAGATCCTTGGCCTCATTCACCCACAGACTGAGGGAGTTCTCTATGCGCTCGATGTTGTCCTGGCAATAATTTAAAAgtcagttattatttatttatatgattatgatatgaacatttaccTTATGGGTAATTCTTACTTAGAATGACTTCATATTTTGTATTGTGTCATGTGCAAACCTTATTTGGCTGTGCGGCCCGTCGAAGCTCTTCAATCCAGCGGTCACGTTCAGATAATGAAGTGCATCCGAAGCAGTGGGTATTTTCAGAATTTATCACCTGAGAATTCAAAactaatcattattttatttttcaacaatGGTCATATGATGTGCTTATTACAAACAGAAGTCCACCTCAAAACAGTACTTCTCCCCCAGTATAGAGCTATGGACGGGTCTGATCACTGTACTGGTGTCTGTACTGAGGTCCAGACTGGGCAATactgagatggagatggagttACTGGAGCCATAGAGCCTGTAACACAGAAACAATTGATTAtgaatttaaatgtgcactatgtaacttttctggtggagagtatgCCACCTGATTGCAtccatggagattgctttgATTCGAATTGTCCCACAGTAAGGCATTTAatttatctccatgtagacaagcaggttccCCACCATACCTagatcatgtttttcaaggtatgtttgagcattaaaacacccgtaaaaatttaaaaaaatgagattTCTAGGGAGACCAGCAGAAAGCGGACTCccatcagaaaaattacatagtttacCTTTAATAACATGACAGCAAATTGAAGCGtgtttgtccatttataaatatttaccgGTACCTGTTTCCTTTGAGCAGCCCCAGAGACTGTGTTGCACTGTTCCTCTTAGCTTTATGCTCCAGACGTCTCTTAATCAGGGCCTatagagagacagtcacatcaACATAGTGattta
This genomic window contains:
- the trim25 gene encoding E3 ubiquitin/ISG15 ligase TRIM25 isoform X1, coding for MLYLHLKRRVYIGPRLISSVSMATVDDPPVFPCSVLEDELSCSICLSPFDCPVTIPCGHNFCQTCLLATWGDDAPFSCPQCRTHFATKPELKKNTVLNNVVATFKVRASNPEPAMPVEDKKEITTPIVPLTPAVKCDTCMEARAAKTCLTCMASYCDAHLRPHLENPVFRLHQLTEPVGDLTERICSEHHKLMELFCREHSQPICSFCLQQAHKGCTFVSPEEQRSMKETDLRSKLSFLDGKIMKNATVLSQMKNQQFTLKDSATNRKKAMSMEFQQMREMLTLAENEALMVVDRELETGQSKLEGLMKKFNENVDSMSKTKEQIYTLLGQSQTQAFLQTTVNIPQAANFDPYTPRINLDSKRVLASQAFATALKDYLREIFRQPVEARISMIKQDVVVEGNPFGERTPPGPFSGFSGPVPLLEPGIKKFPRSHSPGPGHTKVAPKKKPPKQKSSEGNLDSTAKDKPKVRSPVPEQKEKPSGPQPADHNVNAEIPLNITVGEKRSELLKYGTVLTLDPKTAHKRILLTDNFTRAVVSDEHINYPDCPERFAVCSQILASKGFSAGRHYWEIKMTSNNFIGIGLAYGSIDRKGPNSRLGRNKQSWCVEWFNVKLSAWHNSSESVLANPNPKRVGVLLDYEGGTATFYTVADRAYPFHTFVFPFAKPVYPAFWIFSSGSSVSLCKLLP
- the trim25 gene encoding E3 ubiquitin/ISG15 ligase TRIM25 isoform X2 codes for the protein MLYLHLKRRVYIGPRLISSVSMATVDDPPVFPCSVLEDELSCSICLSPFDCPVTIPCGHNFCQTCLLATWGDDAPFSCPQCRTHFATKPELKKNTVLNNVVATFKVRASNPEPAMPVEDKKEITTPIVPLTPAVKCDTCMEARAAKTCLTCMASYCDAHLRPHLENPVFRLHQLTEPVGDLTERICSEHHKLMELFCREHSQPICSFCLQQAHKGCTFVSPEEQRSMKETDLRSKLSFLDGKIMKNATVLSQMKNQQFTLKDSATNRKKAMSMEFQQMREMLTLAENEALMVVDRELETGQSKLEGLMKKFNENVDSMSKTKEQIYTLLGQSQTQAFLQTTVNIPQAANFDPYTPRINLDSKRVLASQAFATALKDYLREIFRQPVEARISMIKQGERTPPGPFSGFSGPVPLLEPGIKKFPRSHSPGPGHTKVAPKKKPPKQKSSEGNLDSTAKDKPKVRSPVPEQKEKPSGPQPADHNVNAEIPLNITVGEKRSELLKYGTVLTLDPKTAHKRILLTDNFTRAVVSDEHINYPDCPERFAVCSQILASKGFSAGRHYWEIKMTSNNFIGIGLAYGSIDRKGPNSRLGRNKQSWCVEWFNVKLSAWHNSSESVLANPNPKRVGVLLDYEGGTATFYTVADRAYPFHTFVFPFAKPVYPAFWIFSSGSSVSLCKLLP
- the rasal3 gene encoding LOW QUALITY PROTEIN: RAS protein activator like-3 (The sequence of the model RefSeq protein was modified relative to this genomic sequence to represent the inferred CDS: inserted 2 bases in 1 codon), which translates into the protein MGTEEAESEVTTMKEPGPVENETESSMDPPQTPENTDPLNTYKWHTGSKGGSEELKEAGAGPSPSSTLDKLHKASTNKWKTMQNWRKALSEDPGDKAATSKGAEGSKDPSKSHGGGRKNPFRRALSEPPGVLFSTLVQSGSSSQATTPSSFTVTEAEASGGSPSTDPGQKGAAGGGALLKKYLRTVSQKLKRPRLQSRSSNPAIRTDVVDVEPALSELPGLSWMPHQEVPLWDISNCVLEHGQILIAQEEEPTMWTRNRVSSCLSNLSMQNLVDIEKECSPDHVVGPRPKNQDGGVRALIKRRLEHKAKRNSATQSLGLLKGNRLYGSSNSISISVLPSLDLSTDTSTVIRPVHSSILGEKYCFEVINSENTHCFGCTSLSERDRWIEELRRAAQPNKDNIERIENSLSLWVNEAKDLLPKKRYYCEVHLDGTLFARTSSRAVGKPSNRSSLAGEGSTGSTSVLNSSGGVTAGCQIFWGEFFELDNLPSISQITLHLFRDEDPKKKRHSRDESTIQPLGSVNIALAEIRGRSYQEKWYPIVPYKPSGTAKEVLGPQASLRIKGRFQNLKVLPMEKYKEFAEYVTLDYVEMCTKLEPLLNVKEKEELAGALVHVLQSIGKAKEFLIDLGCAEVERLRENEALIFRENTLATKAIDEYMKLVGQKYLIDTLGDFIMRLYSSVENCEVDPKKCPASDLANNQKQLKDTCEEVVQKIIGTHGTFPEELNKIFSSWMELCEDHSKPEIGQRLISASLFLRFLCPAILSPSLFNLAQPYPEASTLRTLTLTAKVIQNLANFTLFGEKEEYMLFMNDFLEQHWDGMRGFLQTVSNPDTEIPMTSFDGYVDLPLRLAVLHGLLVDIIYQRDQETTDKLHPLPSILNQITESLGPEAPRIMVSSQAGQIKPTYVPPKDLGKYSPLQSSMQQLPLETKGTRDGGRRSFKERRPVHRTQSAPHQGHKKYTKKRQTSTENLPTADDHQEXQAEPTINQPHITLPQNNESIKPANVPWIKINQNRESSEIKTETEEFNMLDRHTQELSELRLGIEQVTERELDMAKRLEDFINQNQDQNALLQEQNAVLQAEVNDLRNLLSMTEEQLASATFRLGVIEEEREEDERRLSVAMAAAERVNVLEEQVAGLQKHLSEAYSNQNNIQRPHVHNN